Proteins from a genomic interval of Corvus hawaiiensis isolate bCorHaw1 chromosome 36, bCorHaw1.pri.cur, whole genome shotgun sequence:
- the BOLA3 gene encoding bolA-like protein 3 has protein sequence MAAAGLGRGPLWLRCRSWRSFASHTDGESRLARVLREKFPRASAIKVVDISGGCGAMYEIHIESEEFREKRTVQQHQMVNQALSEEIKHMHGLRIFTSAPKP, from the exons atggcggcggcggggctgggccggggtcCG ctctggctgcgcTGCCGCTCCTGGCGCAGCTTCGCCTCTCACACGGATGGGGAGTCGCGCCTGGCCCGGGTGCTGCGGGAGAAGTTCCCCCGGGCCTCGGCCATCAAGGTTGTGGATATCTCAG GCGGCTGCGGCGCCATGTACGAGATCCACATCGAGTCCGAGGAGTTCCGGGAGAAGCGGACggtgcagcagcaccagatGGTCAACCAG GCCCTGAGCGAAGAGATCAAGCACATGCACGGCCTGCGCATCTTCACCTCGGCCCCCAAGCCCTGA
- the MTHFD2 gene encoding bifunctional methylenetetrahydrofolate dehydrogenase/cyclohydrolase, mitochondrial, translating into MAAALRPLRALSRAALEPRDRRLHLSAARGDAVVISGRKLARQIRQEARHEVQQWVAAGNKRPHLSVVLVGENPASHSYVLNKTKAAADVGISSETILRPASITEEELLDLIGKLNNDAAVDGLLVQLPLPEHIDERKVCNAVSPDKDVDGFHVINVGRMCLDQYSMLPATPWGVWEIIKRTGIPTLGRNVVVAGRSKNVGMPIAMLLHTDGSHERPGGDATVTISHRYTPKEQLKQHTIRADIVVAAAGIPNLITADMIKEGAAVIDVGITRVQDPVTAKPRLVGDVDFEGVRKKASYITPVPGGVGPMTVAMLMKNTIIAAKKLLKPKELEALPA; encoded by the exons ATGGCCGCCGCGCTCCGGCCCCTCCGCGCCCTCAGCCGCGCCGCGCTGGAGCCCCGCGACCGCCGCCTGCACCTCAGCGCCGCCCG GGGGGACGCCGTGGTGATCTCGGGGCGGAAGCTGGCCCGGCAGATCCGGCAGGAAGCGCGGCACGAGGTGCAGCAGTGGGTGGCGGCGGGGAACAAGAGGCCCCACCTGAGCgtggtgctggtgggggagAACCCAGCCAGCCACTCCTACGTCCTCAACAAAACCAAAGCGGCGGCTGACGTGG GGATCAGCAGCGAGACCATCCTCAGGCCGGCTTCCATCactgaggaggagctgctggatttGATTGGAAAACTCAACAACGACGCAGCCGTGGACGGGCTGCTGGTGCAGCTTCCCCTGCCTG AGCACATCGACGAGCGCAAGGTCTGCAACGCCGTGAGCCCGGACAAGGACGTCGACGGCTTCCACGTGATCAACGTGGGCCGCATGTGCCTGGACCAGTACTCCATGCTTCCTGCCACGCCCTGGGGCGTCTGGGAGATCATCAAGAGAACag GAATCCCAACGCTGGGCAGGAACGTGGTGGTGGCAGGCAGGTCCAAGAACGTGGGGATGCCGATCGCGATGCTGCTCCACACCGACGGCAGCCACGAGCGGCCCGGAG GTGACGCCACGGTGACGATCTCGCACCGCTACACgcccaaggagcagctgaagcagcACACGATCCGTGCGGACATCGTGGTGGCAGCCGCAG GCATCCCCAACCTGATCACAGCCGACATGATCAAGGAAGGAGCCGCCGTGATCGACGTGGGGATCACGAGGGTGCAGGATCCCGTCACTGCCAAGCCCAGGCTGGTTGGGGACGTGGATTTTGAAG GGGTGAGGAAGAAGGCGAGTTACATCACGCCGGTGCCTGGCGGCGTGGGGCCCATGACCGTGGCCATGCTGATGAAAAACACCATCATCGCTGCCAAGAAGCTGCTGAAACCCAAAGAGCTCGAGGCTCTCCCTGCCTAA
- the MOB1A gene encoding MOB kinase activator 1A translates to MSFLFGSRSSKTFKPKKNIPEGSHQYELLKHAEATLGSGNLRQAVMLPEGEDLNEWIAVNTVDFFNQINMLYGTITEFCTESSCPVMSAGPRYEYHWADGTNIKKPIKCSAPKYIDYLMTWVQDQLDDETLFPSKIGVPFPKNFMSVAKTILKRLFRVYAHIYHQHFDSVMRLQEEAHLNTSFKHFIFFVQEFNLIDRRELAPLHELIEKLGSKDR, encoded by the exons ATGAGCTTCCTCTT TGGGAGCCGGTCTTCAAAAACATTCAAGCCAAAGAAGAACATTCCCGAGGGATCCCACCAGTATGAGCTCCTCAAACACGCCGAGGCCACGCTGGGCAGCGGCAACCTCCGGCAGGCCGTGATGCTGCCCGAGGGCGAGGACCTCAACGAGTGGATTGCGGTGAACA CTGTGGACTTCTTCAACCAGATCAACATGTTGTACGGAACCATCACCGAGTTCTGCACCGAGAGCAGCTGCCCTGTCATGTCTGCAGGGCCCAG gTACGAGTACCACTGGGCGGACGGCACCAACATTAAGAAGCCGATCAAGTGCTCGGCGCCCAAGTACATCGATTACCTGATGACGTGGGTGCAGGACCAGCTGGATGACGAGACTCTCTTCCCCTCCAAGATCG GCGTCCCCTTCCCCAAGAACTTCATGTCGGTGGCCAAGACCATCCTGAAGCGGCTGTTCCGGGTCTACGCCCACATCTACCACCAGCACTTCGACTCGGTGAtgcggctgcaggaggaggctcATCTCAACACCTCCTTCAAGCACTTTATCTTCTTCGTGCAG GAATTCAACCTGATCGACCGGCGGGAGCTGGCGCCGCTGCACGAGCTGATCGAGAAGCTGGGCTCCAAGGACAGATAA